One part of the Clostridium thermosuccinogenes genome encodes these proteins:
- a CDS encoding HD-GYP domain-containing protein: MVSDMERTSALVKKKAVLIFGIIITAAICLAAIMIVLIGGGKADVYMDVPRSLIVCLAAASVLLVVIAGAMLLKLCRQIINLWNAVFESISSVAAQKEINTLPKKKEPNPAILVESSDTSKLDKLISLISNINRSHSFEEVLKYIYSAFKAFVPYEYIGIALIKEDGKTLEAAYGISDGTIKGLPEGLLGRKVDIHKTSLGKVVETGNARIINDLEKYTYGKPIKEYNSIIMSAGICSSITLPLVIGTKPVGIIFFSSTRKNAYTEEHAAFLETVASSIAISFEKNIFVDDLLYSSVLALAKLAEARDEDTGEHMERMRVYAREIAILLHQDEEYSNEISPGFIKNIERFSPMHDIGKVGIRDGILLKPGKLTDEELEEMKHHTVYGAEVLRAADQHMARNGNSLFKPGIEIAESHHEKWDGTGYPYGKKGEEIPLSARIVAVADVFDALTSKRPYKEAYSFDEAFEMILNESGKHFDPGIIRVFGKNRERIHSIYKSFLTAGKFP; encoded by the coding sequence TTGGTTAGCGATATGGAACGCACATCAGCTTTAGTGAAGAAAAAAGCAGTACTCATATTCGGTATAATCATAACCGCCGCTATTTGCCTTGCTGCTATTATGATAGTATTGATCGGTGGTGGGAAGGCGGATGTGTATATGGATGTACCCCGCAGCCTAATAGTCTGTCTTGCTGCGGCATCTGTTTTACTAGTGGTTATCGCAGGGGCGATGCTCCTTAAATTATGCAGGCAAATAATTAACCTGTGGAATGCTGTTTTTGAAAGCATTTCATCGGTTGCTGCGCAGAAGGAAATCAATACTCTTCCAAAGAAAAAGGAACCAAACCCTGCAATATTGGTGGAAAGCAGTGATACCAGCAAGCTGGACAAGCTTATTTCCCTCATAAGCAATATCAACCGCAGCCATTCCTTTGAAGAAGTTCTAAAATACATATACTCTGCTTTTAAAGCCTTTGTCCCCTATGAATATATAGGAATTGCTCTGATAAAGGAAGATGGTAAAACCTTGGAAGCGGCTTATGGCATATCCGACGGCACTATAAAGGGACTTCCGGAGGGTTTGCTAGGCAGAAAGGTGGATATACATAAAACCAGTCTCGGAAAGGTGGTTGAGACTGGGAATGCGAGGATTATCAACGATCTTGAAAAGTATACATACGGTAAACCTATTAAGGAATATAATTCTATTATCATGAGTGCCGGAATCTGCTCATCCATTACTCTGCCCCTTGTAATAGGGACCAAGCCGGTGGGAATAATATTTTTCTCCAGCACCCGCAAAAATGCTTATACGGAGGAACATGCGGCTTTTCTGGAAACAGTCGCCAGCAGTATAGCCATTAGCTTTGAAAAGAATATTTTTGTCGATGACCTGCTATATAGCAGCGTTCTGGCATTGGCAAAGCTGGCCGAAGCGAGGGACGAGGATACCGGTGAGCACATGGAACGAATGAGAGTCTATGCCAGAGAAATTGCAATTCTTTTGCATCAGGACGAAGAGTATAGCAATGAAATCTCACCAGGGTTCATAAAAAATATTGAAAGATTCAGCCCAATGCATGATATTGGCAAGGTAGGCATAAGGGACGGCATTCTTTTGAAGCCTGGGAAGCTGACGGATGAAGAGCTTGAAGAGATGAAGCATCATACTGTATATGGGGCGGAAGTGTTAAGAGCTGCCGACCAGCATATGGCCAGGAATGGGAACAGCCTCTTTAAGCCAGGCATAGAAATCGCAGAAAGCCATCATGAAAAATGGGATGGCACAGGATATCCTTATGGCAAAAAAGGTGAGGAGATACCTTTGAGTGCGAGAATTGTCGCCGTAGCGGATGTGTTTGATGCCCTCACAAGCAAAAGGCCATATAAGGAAGCATATTCTTTTGATGAAGCCTTTGAAATGATTCTAAATGAAAGCGGAAAGCACTTTGATCCGGGGATAATACGGGTTTTTGGCAAAAACCGGGAGAGGATTCACAGCATCTACAAAAGCTTTTTAACGGCAGGAAAATTCCCATGA
- a CDS encoding ABC transporter permease, with the protein MNSIDLIRMGFRNLHRRKMRTFLTVLGVIIGTAAIVVMMSLGIGMNENFERELRRMGSLNIIDVNRYYVPENSKGAVEQATLDDKAIAKMAKIEGVEAVTPVVEVFLKLVSGKYVGYGQIKGIDARTMEAFDFKVEQGRLLEENDGLAAVFGYNVPYNFYNPKARGGWYFGGADRTALVDPMTDKISLTFDTSYGERRPAGIGSEGSNQKQAKLYKLQVVGLLTQSNDEKDYSVYMDINQLKKLVREAQRANKSGQREMGYYVPDLEQGYERVMVKVKNINDVDKVQEQIKNMGFGTYSLSDIRKSYQKQAGTTQAILGGIGAISLLVAALGISNTMVMSIYERTREIGIMKVLGCLIRDIKRLFLFEAGMIGLLGGITGIVLSYGASFLLNYFGGNFMGNLGYYMGMYGEEKVKISIIPIWLALASIGFATVIGLVCGLYPARRAMKLSALEAIKTE; encoded by the coding sequence ATGAATAGTATTGACCTAATAAGGATGGGCTTCAGGAACCTGCATAGAAGAAAGATGAGAACATTCCTTACGGTGCTGGGCGTTATTATAGGAACGGCTGCTATCGTGGTGATGATGTCCCTGGGTATTGGCATGAATGAAAACTTTGAAAGAGAGCTGCGCAGAATGGGAAGCCTCAATATCATCGATGTCAACCGGTACTATGTACCTGAAAACTCAAAGGGAGCGGTGGAACAGGCTACCCTGGATGATAAGGCTATTGCCAAGATGGCGAAGATAGAAGGCGTTGAAGCGGTTACTCCCGTTGTTGAGGTATTTCTTAAGCTGGTATCCGGCAAATATGTAGGATATGGGCAGATAAAAGGCATAGATGCCAGAACGATGGAGGCGTTTGATTTTAAAGTTGAACAGGGAAGGCTCCTCGAGGAGAACGACGGTCTGGCGGCGGTTTTTGGATACAATGTTCCCTATAATTTCTATAATCCCAAGGCAAGGGGAGGTTGGTATTTTGGAGGAGCTGATCGAACTGCCCTTGTAGATCCGATGACCGATAAAATATCCCTGACCTTTGATACGAGCTATGGGGAAAGGCGTCCTGCAGGAATCGGCTCCGAAGGTTCCAACCAGAAGCAGGCAAAACTATATAAGCTGCAGGTGGTAGGCCTCCTTACCCAGTCAAATGATGAAAAGGACTACAGCGTCTATATGGATATAAATCAGCTTAAAAAACTGGTGAGGGAAGCTCAAAGAGCCAACAAATCAGGGCAGAGGGAAATGGGTTATTATGTTCCGGACCTGGAACAGGGATATGAAAGGGTAATGGTAAAGGTGAAGAACATAAATGATGTCGATAAGGTACAGGAGCAAATCAAAAATATGGGCTTCGGAACTTACAGCCTTTCGGATATAAGAAAATCCTACCAGAAGCAGGCCGGCACAACCCAGGCAATATTAGGCGGCATCGGAGCGATATCCTTGCTGGTGGCTGCCCTTGGCATTTCAAACACCATGGTCATGTCGATATATGAGAGGACAAGGGAGATAGGCATAATGAAGGTGCTGGGCTGCCTTATCAGGGATATAAAAAGGTTATTCCTGTTTGAAGCGGGAATGATAGGGCTTCTGGGAGGTATAACCGGAATTGTGTTAAGCTATGGGGCGTCGTTCCTGCTCAACTATTTTGGAGGCAACTTCATGGGCAACTTAGGATATTATATGGGAATGTACGGAGAGGAAAAAGTCAAAATATCGATTATTCCGATATGGCTTGCACTGGCATCAATAGGATTTGCGACGGTGATCGGGCTGGTGTGCGGGCTGTATCCTGCCAGAAGGGCAATGAAGCTGAGCGCCCTGGAGGCTATAAAAACTGAGTAG
- a CDS encoding COG1361 S-layer family protein: MKKFLSILLAVLLIVSASGIAFADIQIIPVPENSFKPLLNIVSGTKIPELKAGGKVTLKLPIKNNSPHNAKDVVIALSAAEGSSFPFVIDKLNTSVKVDKIESYTTYDAVFELELDEFVKPGQYILKVDYSYSNTLNNSFNSSEIIAVNIVNENTPPKLTVNRVGLSKDYVLPGESINVTFRIKNLGTLTAKDIKLTVQGLRGDGFTAEGLTDVKHINELEGNKETTVTYRLNASKSISEGNHSLNVNIDYKDSKGTTYTESSQFFVPVGKVYEGKPSLKMENISYPEETLRPGSDFNIALDIVNTGDAAAYNIKVSLVTGSEIINKSLNTVLIDTLDKGKSQRVNFKMNVIPDAITKNYPIGINVEYDMGQGDKAVKNSLSQYVGVYVEEHKGKSNIKMDNIEYPRDTLSPGSNFNIGLDVVNAGDTDAYNIKVSLITGPEIINKSLNTVLIDTLEKGKSQRVDFKMNVLSEAATKNYPIGITVEYETGQGSKAEKNSLTQYVGVYVEKDEEKKTVPKIIVDSYSFEPSEIVAGEDFKLNMSFFNTNRTEPVSNIKVTVSSDDGTFNPVNSSTTFYIENIDPKGSVSKEMILNAKPDAAPKTYNLSVNMEYEDSKGNQYTAKDTIGVIVQQVPKLVAGEVEMSPEAFVGQPTPVYVEFYNMGKSTLYNLMVTAEGDFQVQGSGYYVGNFEPGKSDSFDVTVLPNAPGAVTGSIVFKFEDSSGKPMEVRKEFSMNVMEMPTFDDPGIMIPGNEIPEQKSKTDIKKIALIAGSAVMGVIVLVIVVIVTRRKIKARKELMLDE; the protein is encoded by the coding sequence ATGAAGAAATTCTTATCAATTTTACTAGCTGTTTTACTGATTGTATCTGCAAGTGGTATAGCCTTTGCAGATATACAAATTATTCCTGTTCCTGAGAATTCGTTTAAACCATTGCTCAACATAGTCAGCGGAACAAAAATACCGGAGTTAAAAGCAGGGGGCAAGGTTACCCTGAAGCTGCCCATAAAGAACAACAGCCCGCATAACGCCAAGGATGTGGTGATAGCTCTTAGCGCCGCCGAAGGCTCGAGCTTTCCTTTTGTTATTGATAAACTCAACACATCGGTAAAAGTCGATAAAATCGAGTCCTATACAACATATGATGCGGTCTTTGAACTGGAGCTGGATGAGTTTGTGAAGCCGGGTCAATATATATTGAAGGTTGATTACAGCTATTCAAATACATTAAACAACTCATTCAATTCTTCAGAAATAATAGCCGTGAACATTGTAAATGAGAATACTCCGCCCAAGCTGACGGTAAACAGAGTGGGGCTCAGCAAAGATTATGTGCTGCCGGGAGAAAGCATAAACGTCACCTTCAGGATCAAGAACCTGGGTACACTTACAGCAAAAGATATCAAGCTCACAGTGCAGGGATTAAGGGGTGATGGCTTCACTGCCGAAGGACTTACCGACGTCAAGCACATAAACGAGCTGGAAGGCAATAAGGAGACCACCGTTACCTACAGGCTTAATGCTTCAAAGAGCATATCCGAAGGAAACCACTCATTAAATGTGAATATCGACTACAAGGACAGCAAGGGAACCACCTACACGGAATCAAGCCAGTTTTTCGTCCCTGTAGGAAAGGTTTATGAGGGTAAACCCAGTTTAAAGATGGAAAATATCAGTTATCCCGAGGAAACACTAAGACCCGGCAGTGATTTTAATATAGCCTTGGATATTGTTAATACCGGGGATGCTGCTGCATATAACATAAAAGTGTCGCTGGTAACCGGATCGGAAATCATAAATAAGTCTTTAAACACTGTTTTGATAGACACCCTTGATAAGGGTAAGTCCCAAAGGGTGAATTTCAAAATGAATGTTATACCCGATGCCATCACCAAGAACTATCCCATAGGCATCAATGTCGAGTATGATATGGGTCAGGGAGACAAGGCAGTCAAAAATTCCTTGTCCCAATATGTAGGGGTATATGTGGAAGAACATAAAGGCAAGTCAAATATAAAGATGGATAACATTGAGTACCCCAGGGATACCTTGAGCCCTGGCAGCAATTTCAATATAGGCTTGGATGTTGTTAATGCCGGGGACACCGATGCGTATAACATAAAAGTGTCGCTGATAACCGGACCGGAGATCATAAACAAGTCTTTGAACACTGTTTTGATAGATACCCTTGAGAAAGGCAAGTCCCAAAGGGTGGATTTCAAAATGAATGTGCTATCCGAAGCTGCAACCAAGAACTATCCCATAGGCATCACTGTCGAGTATGAAACGGGTCAGGGAAGCAAAGCAGAGAAAAATTCTTTGACGCAGTATGTAGGTGTGTATGTAGAAAAAGATGAAGAGAAAAAGACTGTTCCGAAAATAATTGTTGACAGTTACAGCTTTGAACCTTCAGAAATAGTAGCAGGTGAGGATTTTAAACTCAACATGTCCTTTTTCAATACTAACAGAACTGAACCTGTAAGCAATATAAAAGTTACAGTTTCATCGGATGATGGCACTTTTAATCCCGTGAACAGCAGCACCACCTTCTATATAGAAAATATCGACCCCAAAGGCAGCGTAAGTAAGGAAATGATACTGAATGCCAAGCCTGATGCGGCACCCAAGACCTATAACTTAAGCGTCAACATGGAGTATGAAGACAGCAAGGGGAACCAGTATACGGCGAAGGATACGATAGGTGTGATTGTACAGCAGGTTCCCAAGCTGGTAGCCGGGGAAGTGGAGATGTCTCCGGAGGCCTTTGTCGGACAGCCGACTCCGGTATATGTTGAATTTTACAACATGGGCAAGTCGACTCTATACAACCTGATGGTTACTGCCGAAGGTGATTTCCAGGTTCAGGGCTCAGGATATTATGTAGGTAACTTTGAGCCGGGAAAAAGCGATAGCTTTGATGTTACCGTGCTGCCCAACGCACCGGGAGCAGTAACGGGAAGTATCGTTTTCAAATTTGAGGATTCTTCCGGGAAACCGATGGAGGTTAGAAAAGAATTTTCGATGAATGTAATGGAGATGCCGACGTTTGATGATCCGGGAATTATGATTCCCGGAAATGAAATACCGGAGCAAAAGAGCAAGACCGACATAAAAAAGATAGCACTCATTGCCGGTAGTGCGGTGATGGGGGTAATCGTGCTGGTTATAGTAGTAATAGTAACGCGCAGGAAAATAAAAGCCAGAAAGGAATTGATGCTGGATGAATAG
- a CDS encoding ABC transporter ATP-binding protein, with the protein MGNIIEISGVRKVYRIGNEKVVALDNIDLAIEEGEFCCILGTSGSGKSTLLNLMAGLEKPTRGHIKINGTYIEKLNEKKLALFRQNNIGFVFQSYNLLPTLNAVENVSLPLTFKGVPKHIRDKKAKAMLEAVGLGTHLKHKPSQMSGGQQQRVGIARAFISNPAIVFADEPTGNLDSKTTKEVMNLITSIAREHNQTLIIVSHDISIASYADRIVHIMDGNIQKIEAVQKN; encoded by the coding sequence TTGGGAAATATCATTGAGATAAGCGGAGTAAGGAAGGTGTACAGGATAGGCAATGAGAAGGTTGTAGCTCTCGACAATATAGATCTTGCCATAGAAGAAGGCGAGTTCTGCTGCATTCTTGGAACATCAGGCTCAGGAAAATCAACTTTGCTGAATCTAATGGCAGGGCTTGAGAAGCCTACTCGTGGGCATATAAAAATAAATGGCACCTATATTGAAAAGCTGAATGAGAAAAAGCTTGCTCTATTCCGGCAGAACAACATAGGCTTTGTGTTTCAGTCATATAATCTGCTTCCCACACTGAATGCTGTCGAGAACGTGAGCTTGCCTCTTACGTTCAAAGGGGTACCTAAGCATATACGGGATAAGAAGGCCAAAGCCATGCTTGAAGCCGTAGGCCTGGGAACTCATTTGAAGCACAAACCATCGCAAATGAGCGGAGGTCAGCAGCAGAGGGTCGGCATTGCCAGAGCCTTTATAAGCAATCCCGCTATAGTGTTTGCCGATGAACCTACGGGAAACCTTGATTCCAAAACCACCAAAGAGGTTATGAACCTTATAACATCGATTGCAAGAGAACATAACCAGACATTGATAATTGTAAGCCATGACATCAGCATTGCTTCATATGCCGACAGGATCGTCCATATAATGGACGGCAATATCCAGAAGATAGAAGCAGTGCAAAAAAACTAA
- a CDS encoding copper amine oxidase N-terminal domain-containing protein has translation MKKRFISILLTIVFVLSAAGQGFAAIPGYTKPAKPIKVFINGVEQKLTLPIYAYQGRNYYPFRELCEKVGATVTYNEKTKSAEATLNGNTVSFPVGKDYYYLNGVKMSMDGKTVGDPDTQRTYIPIRYAMEAFGFDVKWLTGYSYNIIRIASPAPSEREDILLQLHAYPDNLQTYYKDNSRYMPNSELMAKENENINIYGPVALQKKADLIKAFMEVENNVDYRTIDDKYINSYKFYFQPNGNDFYVYELEKELSTSEYIQNRINDIKTYKIASKAEFITDKTLIYCSKDGERRVRGRLKIMFTSVDPKYFAKYKMKPLKLNKWYYMDVEIAFAYVAYDPYGKDKWEHSPETYTSLYKLTDFIEVK, from the coding sequence ATGAAAAAGAGATTTATAAGCATACTGTTAACAATAGTATTTGTACTTTCGGCAGCAGGCCAAGGGTTTGCTGCCATACCCGGATACACCAAACCGGCTAAACCGATCAAGGTGTTTATAAACGGTGTTGAACAGAAGCTTACCCTGCCCATATATGCATACCAGGGCAGAAACTATTATCCCTTTCGGGAACTGTGCGAAAAGGTCGGAGCGACAGTAACATACAATGAAAAAACAAAATCGGCAGAAGCGACTTTAAACGGCAATACGGTATCCTTCCCTGTAGGCAAGGATTATTATTACCTGAATGGCGTAAAAATGAGCATGGACGGAAAAACAGTAGGAGACCCTGACACCCAGAGGACGTATATACCCATAAGGTATGCCATGGAGGCCTTCGGCTTTGATGTGAAATGGCTTACTGGGTATAGTTACAACATCATAAGGATTGCCAGCCCTGCCCCTTCTGAAAGGGAAGATATACTCTTACAGCTGCACGCATATCCAGATAATTTGCAGACTTACTATAAAGATAATTCCAGGTATATGCCTAACTCAGAATTGATGGCTAAGGAAAATGAAAACATAAACATTTATGGGCCTGTAGCTTTACAAAAGAAAGCCGATTTAATCAAGGCTTTTATGGAAGTAGAAAACAATGTAGATTATAGAACTATTGATGATAAATATATAAACAGCTATAAATTTTATTTTCAGCCCAACGGAAATGATTTTTATGTATATGAATTGGAAAAAGAACTGAGCACAAGTGAATACATACAAAACAGGATTAACGATATTAAAACATATAAAATTGCTTCTAAAGCAGAATTCATAACTGATAAAACCTTGATATATTGTTCTAAAGATGGGGAAAGAAGAGTTAGAGGTAGACTCAAAATTATGTTTACTTCTGTAGATCCCAAATATTTTGCTAAATATAAAATGAAGCCTTTGAAGCTTAACAAATGGTATTACATGGATGTAGAAATA